A genomic stretch from Photobacterium atrarenae includes:
- a CDS encoding SprT family zinc-dependent metalloprotease, with amino-acid sequence MTSLQSQLQSQLQSQLQSQIKARVAQCIARANQQLNITLPLPVVSFRQRGKIAGSARLQSWEVRFNPVLLAENPQAFLDEVVPHEVAHLITFHRFGKVRPHGKEWQAMMTEVFGIPARTTHSFDTRSVQGQTFRYRCQCQEHQLTIRRHNKIRRQQAIYHCRTCQQPLEQA; translated from the coding sequence ATGACATCGCTTCAGTCCCAGCTTCAGTCCCAGCTTCAGTCCCAGCTTCAGTCTCAAATTAAAGCCCGCGTTGCACAGTGTATCGCCCGGGCAAACCAGCAGTTAAACATCACCCTCCCCCTGCCGGTAGTCAGTTTCAGGCAACGGGGAAAAATCGCCGGCAGCGCCCGGCTGCAAAGCTGGGAAGTTCGCTTCAACCCGGTGTTACTGGCAGAAAATCCGCAGGCGTTTCTCGATGAAGTGGTGCCGCACGAAGTCGCCCACCTCATCACCTTTCACCGCTTCGGCAAAGTACGTCCCCACGGCAAAGAGTGGCAAGCGATGATGACCGAGGTCTTCGGCATTCCGGCACGAACCACCCACAGTTTTGATACCCGCTCCGTGCAGGGCCAAACGTTCCGCTATCGCTGCCAGTGCCAGGAGCACCAGCTCACCATCCGGCGACATAATAAAATCCGGCGCCAACAGGCGATCTACCACTGCCGTACCTGCCAGCAGCCGCTCGAGCAGGCCTGA
- the epd gene encoding erythrose-4-phosphate dehydrogenase has product MTLKVAINGFGRIGRSVLRALYESGKHHQIKVVAVNELAEPEAMAHLLQYDTSHGRFRKPVTHDQEHLFIAHENGEQDNIRILHQSDIHLLPWQDLEVDIVLDCTGVYGSREDGEAHLKAGAQKVLFSHPAGNDIDHTIIYGVNHQSLRPHHKIVSNGSCTTNCIVPVIKVLDETFGIESGTITTIHSAMNDQQVIDAYHNDLRRTRAASQSIIPVDTKLHLGIGRIFPKFSDKFEAISVRVPTINVTAMDLSVTVKTNVKVNDVNQSLADASRCTLDGIVDYTEAPLVSIDFNHDPHSAIVDGTQTRVSNQHLIKLLVWCDNEWGFANRMLDTALAMQAADAQPETTE; this is encoded by the coding sequence ATGACACTAAAAGTCGCAATCAATGGATTTGGCCGTATCGGACGCAGCGTGCTTCGCGCCCTGTATGAGAGCGGTAAACATCATCAGATCAAAGTCGTGGCAGTGAACGAGTTGGCCGAGCCGGAAGCGATGGCCCACTTGTTACAGTATGACACCAGCCATGGCCGTTTTCGCAAGCCTGTCACCCATGATCAGGAGCACCTGTTTATTGCCCACGAAAATGGCGAACAGGACAACATCCGGATCCTGCATCAGTCCGACATCCACCTGTTGCCGTGGCAGGATCTCGAAGTCGATATCGTGCTTGATTGTACCGGGGTTTATGGTTCGCGAGAGGACGGCGAAGCGCACTTGAAAGCCGGGGCGCAAAAAGTTCTGTTTTCTCACCCGGCCGGCAACGACATCGATCACACCATTATTTATGGCGTGAACCACCAATCGCTCCGCCCGCACCATAAAATTGTCTCCAACGGCTCCTGTACTACCAACTGTATTGTTCCTGTGATCAAAGTGCTGGATGAAACGTTCGGCATCGAGTCCGGCACCATCACCACGATTCATTCTGCGATGAATGACCAGCAAGTCATTGATGCGTACCACAACGACCTGCGTCGTACCCGCGCTGCCAGCCAATCCATTATTCCGGTCGATACCAAACTTCACCTGGGGATTGGTCGAATCTTTCCGAAATTTTCTGACAAATTTGAAGCAATCTCTGTGCGTGTGCCCACAATTAATGTCACGGCGATGGATTTAAGTGTCACCGTGAAAACAAACGTGAAAGTTAATGACGTAAATCAATCACTGGCAGACGCGTCTCGTTGTACATTAGACGGTATTGTTGACTATACCGAAGCGCCCCTGGTGTCGATTGACTTTAATCACGATCCGCACAGTGCCATTGTCGACGGCACCCAGACCCGGGTCAGTAACCAGCATTTAATCAAACTCCTGGTCTGGTGTGATAACGAATGGGGATTTGCCAACCGGATGCTGGACACCGCGCTGGCAATGCAGGCAGCTGATGCGCAGCCTGAAACAACCGAGTAG
- a CDS encoding YqgE/AlgH family protein, with the protein MNLTNHFLVAMPSMQDPNFKGSVVYICEHNDEGAMGLVINLPIDISVGNMLDQIDVERDLPLKNPASLEQPVFNGGPVSGDRGFVLHLHQQDEDFSSSIDITEQLSVTTSKDILALLGTSKAPEKFLVALGYAGWNAGQLEQELAENTWLTTEADPEVVFNTPISERWGKAVAQLGINAAHLSTQAGHA; encoded by the coding sequence ATGAATCTGACGAATCATTTCCTGGTCGCCATGCCCAGCATGCAGGATCCGAACTTCAAGGGGAGCGTCGTCTATATCTGCGAGCATAACGACGAAGGGGCGATGGGACTGGTGATCAACCTACCGATCGACATTTCCGTCGGCAACATGTTGGATCAAATTGACGTTGAGCGCGATCTGCCGCTGAAAAACCCAGCCAGCCTGGAGCAGCCTGTATTTAACGGTGGTCCGGTGTCCGGCGATCGGGGCTTTGTGCTGCACCTGCACCAGCAAGATGAGGACTTCAGCTCCAGCATTGACATTACCGAGCAGCTGTCCGTCACCACATCAAAAGATATCCTGGCCCTGCTGGGCACCAGCAAGGCACCAGAAAAATTCCTGGTCGCCCTCGGCTATGCCGGCTGGAATGCCGGACAGCTGGAGCAGGAGCTGGCCGAGAATACCTGGCTGACTACCGAAGCCGATCCGGAGGTAGTGTTTAATACCCCGATCAGTGAGCGCTGGGGCAAGGCCGTTGCCCAACTCGGTATCAATGCCGCACACCTTTCAACACAAGCAGGACATGCATGA
- the endA gene encoding deoxyribonuclease I — translation MKSALKVFLFALLTPAVALAAPPASFSKAKKIAVQIYQDHPVSFYCGCAITWQGRKGIPDLQSCGYQIRKQPKRASRIEWEHVVPAWQFGHQLQCWQDGGRKNCRKNAAFRTMEADLHNLTPTIGEVNGDRSNFSFMPWSHQQGAYYGQCAMKVDFKARRADPPVAARGPIARIYLYMSDTYPFRLSRQQRQLMEAWDRQHPVSDWECERDRRIAKVQRNHNPYVLQACQAQGR, via the coding sequence ATGAAGTCTGCACTCAAGGTTTTTCTGTTTGCCTTGCTCACGCCCGCCGTCGCTCTGGCAGCCCCGCCAGCCTCGTTCAGCAAAGCGAAAAAAATTGCCGTTCAAATCTATCAGGATCACCCGGTCAGCTTCTACTGTGGCTGCGCCATCACCTGGCAAGGCAGAAAAGGGATCCCGGATCTGCAAAGCTGCGGCTACCAGATCCGAAAACAGCCCAAACGGGCCAGCCGGATTGAGTGGGAGCACGTGGTTCCGGCCTGGCAATTCGGCCACCAGCTCCAGTGCTGGCAGGACGGCGGTCGAAAGAACTGCCGTAAAAACGCCGCCTTTAGAACCATGGAAGCTGATTTGCACAATTTGACCCCGACGATCGGTGAGGTGAACGGCGACCGCTCCAATTTCAGCTTTATGCCGTGGAGCCATCAGCAGGGCGCCTATTACGGTCAGTGCGCGATGAAAGTCGATTTCAAAGCCCGCCGGGCCGATCCGCCCGTCGCTGCCCGTGGCCCCATTGCCCGGATCTATCTCTATATGAGCGATACCTATCCGTTCCGTCTCTCCCGCCAGCAGCGCCAGCTGATGGAAGCCTGGGATCGCCAGCACCCGGTCTCGGACTGGGAATGTGAACGCGACCGCCGGATCGCCAAAGTGCAGCGCAACCACAACCCGTATGTGCTACAGGCCTGCCAGGCACAAGGGCGTTAA
- the rsmE gene encoding 16S rRNA (uracil(1498)-N(3))-methyltransferase, with the protein MRIPRIFHPEPLPAQGTILLSDDAANHVGRVMRMQSGQELMLFDGSDAEFPAMITNASKKSVEVEIQGRHEHSVESPLDIHLGQVVSRGEKMEFTIQKSVELGVNTITPLISERCGVKLNAERFEKKLAQWQKIAISACEQCGRNRVPEIRPIMKLEDWCAEEYDGLKLNLHPRANYSINTLPAPITKVRLLIGPEGGLSGEEIAMTEQYQFSEILLGPRVLRTETTAMTAITALQVRFGDLG; encoded by the coding sequence ATGAGAATTCCCCGTATTTTTCATCCTGAGCCGCTGCCGGCACAAGGCACCATCCTGCTCAGCGACGATGCCGCCAACCATGTCGGCCGTGTCATGCGCATGCAGTCCGGTCAGGAACTGATGCTGTTTGACGGCAGCGATGCCGAGTTTCCGGCGATGATCACCAACGCCAGCAAGAAAAGCGTTGAAGTTGAAATCCAGGGCCGCCATGAGCACAGTGTCGAGTCGCCGCTGGATATTCATTTAGGCCAGGTCGTCTCGCGTGGTGAGAAGATGGAATTTACCATCCAGAAATCGGTCGAGCTGGGGGTCAACACCATCACCCCGCTGATCTCCGAGCGGTGCGGCGTCAAGCTCAATGCCGAGCGCTTTGAAAAGAAGCTGGCACAGTGGCAGAAAATCGCCATCAGTGCCTGTGAGCAATGCGGCCGCAATCGCGTACCGGAAATCCGCCCGATCATGAAGCTGGAAGACTGGTGTGCGGAAGAATACGATGGCCTGAAACTGAACCTGCATCCGCGCGCCAACTACAGCATCAACACCCTGCCGGCACCGATCACCAAAGTTCGCCTGCTGATCGGCCCGGAAGGCGGTCTGTCCGGCGAAGAAATTGCCATGACCGAACAATATCAATTTAGTGAAATCCTACTCGGACCGCGTGTACTGCGCACCGAAACCACGGCGATGACGGCTATCACCGCCCTTCAGGTTCGCTTCGGCGATCTCGGCTAA
- the metK gene encoding methionine adenosyltransferase, protein MSKHLFTSESVSEGHPDKIADQISDAVLDAILEQDPKARVACETYVKTGMVMVGGEITTSAWVDIEEITRNTVREIGYVHSDMGFDANSCAVLSAIGKQSPDINQGVDREDPRELGAGDQGIMFGYATNETDVLMPAPVTYAHRLVERQAKIRKNGTLPWLRPDAKSQVTFAYDQGKIVGIDAVVLSTQHCDSIELPVLQEAVMEEIIKPVLPSEWLSKETKYFINPTGRFVIGGPMGDCGLTGRKIIVDTYGGAARHGGGAFSGKDPSKVDRSAAYAARYVAKNIVAAGLADRCEIQLSYAIGVADPTSIMVETFGTEKVAHDVIVEAVRQHFDLRPYGLIEMLDLLQPIYQKTAAYGHFGREEFPWEKTDKADLLRDFANLK, encoded by the coding sequence ATGTCAAAGCACCTGTTCACTTCTGAGTCTGTATCAGAAGGACATCCGGATAAAATTGCTGATCAAATCTCTGATGCCGTGTTGGATGCAATCCTGGAACAAGACCCGAAAGCACGAGTTGCGTGTGAGACCTATGTTAAAACCGGTATGGTGATGGTCGGTGGTGAAATTACCACCTCAGCCTGGGTCGATATCGAAGAGATCACCCGTAACACTGTTCGTGAAATCGGCTATGTACACTCTGACATGGGCTTTGATGCCAACTCTTGTGCGGTACTGAGCGCAATTGGTAAACAGTCGCCGGACATCAACCAAGGTGTTGACCGTGAAGATCCGCGCGAGCTGGGTGCCGGCGACCAGGGCATTATGTTCGGCTACGCGACCAACGAAACTGACGTGCTGATGCCGGCACCAGTGACTTATGCGCACCGCCTGGTTGAGCGCCAGGCGAAAATCCGTAAAAACGGCACCCTGCCATGGTTGCGTCCGGATGCAAAAAGCCAGGTCACCTTTGCCTATGATCAGGGCAAAATTGTCGGTATCGACGCCGTTGTGCTGTCAACCCAACACTGTGACAGCATCGAGCTGCCTGTGCTGCAAGAAGCGGTGATGGAAGAGATCATCAAACCGGTTCTGCCAAGCGAGTGGCTGAGCAAAGAGACCAAATACTTCATCAACCCGACCGGTCGTTTTGTGATTGGCGGCCCAATGGGTGACTGTGGCCTGACCGGTCGTAAGATCATCGTTGACACCTACGGCGGTGCTGCGCGTCACGGTGGCGGTGCTTTCTCGGGTAAAGATCCATCAAAAGTTGACCGTAGTGCAGCGTATGCGGCACGTTATGTGGCGAAAAACATCGTTGCTGCCGGCCTGGCTGATCGCTGTGAAATTCAGCTGTCTTACGCCATTGGTGTTGCTGATCCGACATCTATCATGGTCGAGACTTTCGGCACGGAAAAAGTTGCTCACGACGTGATTGTAGAAGCGGTACGTCAGCACTTTGACCTGCGCCCGTACGGCCTGATTGAAATGCTGGATCTGCTACAACCAATCTACCAGAAGACAGCGGCTTACGGTCACTTCGGTCGCGAAGAGTTCCCTTGGGAAAAAACCGACAAAGCCGATCTGCTGCGTGACTTCGCCAACCTGAAGTAA
- the gshB gene encoding glutathione synthase, with product MIKLGIVMDPIASINIKKDSSFAMLLEAQRRGWEIHYMEMNDLSLEQGKAVARTRTVSLKEDPNGWYEFHSEQEIALADLDAVLMRKDPPFDTEYIYATYILERAEQEGALIVNKPQSLRDCNEKLFTAWFPELTPTTVVTRSAEKIKAFQQEHGDVILKPLDGMGGSSIFRVMQGDPNVSVIIETLTNHGQHYCMAQTFVPDITNGDKRILIVDGEPMPYCLARIPAKGETRGNLAAGGRGEARPISETDRQIAEAVAPVLKEKGLIFVGLDVIGDKLTEINVTSPTCIREIEAAFDISITGKLMDAVERLIKA from the coding sequence ATGATCAAACTGGGTATCGTGATGGATCCAATCGCGTCCATCAATATCAAGAAAGACTCCAGCTTCGCCATGTTGCTGGAAGCGCAGCGCCGTGGTTGGGAAATTCATTACATGGAAATGAACGACCTGTCACTGGAGCAAGGCAAAGCCGTTGCCCGCACCCGCACGGTGAGCCTGAAAGAAGATCCAAACGGCTGGTATGAATTCCACAGCGAGCAAGAAATTGCCCTGGCCGATCTGGACGCTGTCCTGATGCGCAAGGATCCGCCGTTTGATACCGAATACATCTACGCCACCTATATCCTCGAGCGTGCCGAGCAGGAAGGCGCCCTGATTGTGAACAAGCCGCAGAGCCTGCGTGACTGTAACGAAAAACTATTCACCGCCTGGTTCCCGGAGCTGACCCCAACCACAGTGGTCACCCGCAGCGCAGAGAAAATTAAAGCCTTCCAGCAAGAGCATGGCGATGTGATCCTCAAGCCGCTGGATGGTATGGGTGGCTCTTCGATCTTCCGTGTAATGCAGGGCGATCCAAACGTCTCGGTGATCATCGAAACCCTGACTAACCACGGCCAGCATTACTGCATGGCACAAACGTTCGTCCCGGATATCACCAACGGCGACAAGCGGATCCTGATCGTCGACGGTGAACCTATGCCTTATTGCCTGGCCCGGATCCCGGCCAAAGGGGAAACCCGCGGCAACCTGGCTGCCGGTGGCCGCGGGGAAGCCCGGCCGATCAGCGAAACCGATCGCCAGATCGCCGAAGCCGTTGCACCGGTACTGAAAGAAAAGGGCCTGATCTTCGTCGGCCTGGATGTAATTGGTGACAAGCTCACCGAAATTAACGTCACTAGCCCAACCTGTATCCGCGAAATTGAAGCCGCCTTTGATATTTCGATCACCGGCAAGCTGATGGATGCGGTCGAGCGCCTGATCAAGGCCTAA
- the tkt gene encoding transketolase: MPSRKDLANAIRALSMDGVQQANSGHPGAPMGMADIAEVLWRDHMNHNPQNPDWADRDRFVLSNGHGSMLIYSLLHLTGYALPIEELKNFRQLHSKTPGHPEYGYAPGIETTTGPLGQGITNAVGMAIAEKAMADQFNRDGHDIVDHFTYAFMGDGCLMEGISHEACSLAGTLGLGKLIAFWDDNGISIDGDVEGWFTDDTAKRFEAYGWHVIPAVDGHDPEAINAAIEAAKAESGKPTLICTKTIIGFGSPNKAGSHDCHGAPLGHDEIAAAREFLGWNHGPFEIPADIAAEWDAKEAGAAKEAAWNEKLAAYEAAYPELAAEFKRRVNGELPAEWEAQASQIIADLQANPANIASRKASQNALEAFGKLLPEFMGGSADLAPSNLTMWSGSKSLTADDASGNYIHYGVREFGMTAIINGIALHGGFVPYGATFLMFMEYARNAMRMAALMKVQNIQVYTHDSIGLGEDGPTHQPVEQIASLRLTPNMSTWRPCDQVESAVAWKLAIERKDGPTSLIFSRQNLAQQDRTEAQVADIAKGGYILKDSDGKPELILIATGSEVELAVKAADELTAAGKQVRVVSMPSTDAFDKQDAAYREAVLPSDVTARIAIEAGIADFWYKYVGFDGRIIGMTTFGESAPAGQLFEMFGFTTENVVNTAKEQLA; this comes from the coding sequence ATGCCTTCTCGTAAAGATCTTGCTAATGCAATCCGTGCCCTGAGCATGGACGGTGTCCAACAAGCCAACTCCGGTCACCCGGGTGCCCCGATGGGGATGGCTGACATTGCCGAAGTCCTGTGGCGCGACCACATGAACCACAACCCGCAGAACCCGGACTGGGCTGACCGTGACCGCTTCGTGCTGTCCAACGGCCACGGCTCGATGCTGATCTACTCACTACTGCACCTGACCGGCTACGCGCTGCCGATCGAAGAGCTGAAGAACTTCCGTCAGCTGCACTCGAAAACCCCGGGCCACCCGGAGTACGGCTACGCGCCGGGCATCGAAACCACCACCGGCCCGCTGGGCCAGGGCATCACCAATGCGGTGGGGATGGCGATTGCTGAAAAAGCAATGGCGGATCAGTTCAACCGTGACGGTCACGACATCGTCGATCACTTCACCTATGCCTTTATGGGCGACGGCTGCCTGATGGAAGGGATCTCACACGAAGCTTGTTCTCTGGCCGGCACCCTGGGCCTGGGCAAACTGATCGCGTTCTGGGATGACAACGGCATCTCCATCGACGGTGACGTGGAAGGCTGGTTCACCGACGACACCGCCAAGCGTTTCGAAGCCTACGGCTGGCACGTGATCCCGGCGGTTGACGGCCACGATCCGGAAGCGATCAACGCAGCCATCGAAGCGGCGAAAGCAGAAAGCGGCAAACCAACCCTGATCTGCACCAAGACCATCATCGGCTTCGGCTCTCCGAACAAAGCCGGCTCGCACGACTGTCACGGCGCGCCACTGGGCCACGACGAAATCGCTGCGGCACGTGAATTCCTGGGCTGGAACCACGGTCCGTTTGAAATCCCGGCTGACATTGCTGCCGAGTGGGATGCCAAAGAAGCCGGCGCTGCTAAAGAAGCGGCCTGGAACGAGAAGCTGGCTGCGTACGAAGCCGCCTACCCTGAGCTGGCGGCCGAGTTCAAACGCCGCGTGAACGGTGAGCTGCCGGCGGAGTGGGAAGCGCAAGCAAGCCAGATCATTGCCGATCTGCAAGCCAACCCGGCCAACATCGCCTCGCGTAAAGCGTCACAAAATGCGCTGGAAGCGTTCGGTAAGCTGCTGCCGGAATTCATGGGCGGCTCGGCTGACCTGGCGCCATCGAACCTGACCATGTGGTCCGGCTCCAAATCCCTGACCGCGGATGACGCGTCCGGCAACTACATCCACTACGGTGTCCGTGAGTTCGGCATGACCGCGATCATCAACGGTATCGCCCTGCACGGCGGTTTCGTCCCTTACGGCGCAACCTTCCTGATGTTCATGGAATACGCCCGTAACGCAATGCGCATGGCAGCCCTGATGAAAGTGCAGAACATTCAGGTGTACACCCACGACTCCATCGGTCTGGGCGAAGACGGCCCGACGCACCAGCCGGTTGAGCAAATCGCCTCGCTGCGTCTGACCCCGAATATGAGCACCTGGCGTCCGTGTGATCAGGTCGAGTCTGCCGTTGCCTGGAAACTGGCGATTGAGCGCAAAGACGGCCCGACTTCGCTGATCTTCTCGCGCCAGAACCTGGCTCAGCAGGACCGCACTGAAGCGCAGGTCGCTGACATCGCCAAGGGGGGTTACATCCTCAAAGATAGCGACGGCAAACCGGAGCTGATCCTGATCGCCACCGGCTCTGAAGTCGAGCTGGCGGTGAAAGCTGCCGACGAACTGACGGCTGCCGGCAAGCAGGTTCGCGTGGTCTCCATGCCATCGACCGACGCCTTCGACAAGCAAGATGCCGCTTACCGTGAAGCGGTACTGCCATCCGATGTAACCGCGCGTATCGCGATTGAAGCCGGCATCGCCGACTTCTGGTACAAGTACGTCGGCTTTGACGGCCGCATCATCGGCATGACCACTTTCGGTGAATCTGCACCGGCCGGTCAGCTGTTCGAGATGTTCGGCTTCACCACTGAAAATGTGGTGAACACCGCCAAAGAGCAGCTGGCATAA